The Nitrospira sp. genome has a segment encoding these proteins:
- a CDS encoding phage tail sheath family protein, with the protein MPTSPTYPGVYIEEIPSGVRTITGVATSIAAFVGWAPKGPTDHAELVLSWPDFDRKFGGLNQNSLMSYAVYHFFS; encoded by the coding sequence ATGCCGACATCACCGACCTATCCAGGTGTGTACATCGAGGAGATTCCAAGTGGCGTACGCACGATAACGGGCGTTGCCACATCGATTGCTGCGTTTGTGGGATGGGCACCGAAAGGCCCAACCGACCACGCTGAGCTCGTCCTCAGCTGGCCTGATTTCGATCGCAAGTTCGGTGGGTTGAACCAGAACAGCCTGATGAGCTACGCCGTCTATCACTTCTTTTCCA